From Desulfomonilia bacterium, the proteins below share one genomic window:
- a CDS encoding PilZ domain-containing protein — translation MESTEADNTEKRKHQRKQVRHLALVKIGSNLFGRGYTRDISLTGMCLESVSIFRLIKPARVNDILGLSISAQFAESQLTVNGTVVRIDSQKGETAVVVSDTTDNPLWESMCA, via the coding sequence ATGGAATCAACTGAAGCGGACAATACAGAAAAAAGGAAGCATCAAAGAAAACAGGTCAGGCATCTTGCACTCGTGAAAATAGGTTCGAATCTGTTCGGAAGAGGCTATACCAGGGATATAAGCTTGACAGGCATGTGTCTTGAATCAGTCAGCATATTCAGACTTATCAAGCCTGCAAGGGTAAACGATATTCTCGGTCTCTCAATATCGGCCCAGTTTGCAGAGTCGCAATTGACCGTGAACGGAACTGTGGTGCGTATAGATTCACAAAAGGGGGAAACTGCAGTTGTAGTAAGCGATACTACTGATAATCCCCTTTGGGAAAGTATGTGCGCTTAG
- a CDS encoding class I SAM-dependent rRNA methyltransferase: MQIIRLKKGCEKRLARGHKWVFSNELAEPLKTFSPGWACIYSYKNAFLGTGYINPHSLIAIRMFSGKEEAPDRDFFSRRIAEASERKKKLYPGSNTCRIIFGESDGLPGLIIDRYGEVYVCQANTRCMSENQDTIKDCIIELFSPVAVVFRNDSRTRLLEGLSQEKHIAYGNLPERVSVSMNGLDFDVDVLNGQKTGLFLDQRDNREALRKYVSGGSVLDFFCYDGAWALVAKSAGAKSVTGIDSSPFALERAKNNASVNNLECEFIAAEALDVLKSLNRNSQDMIILDPPAFAKSKKDLPDAMRGYIDINRRALLALKPGGILASCSCSYNMSVEDFHDAIIKASLSAGKELRLLESRGQALDHPVLLAMPETAYLKCLILQAV; encoded by the coding sequence ATGCAAATCATCAGGCTGAAAAAGGGGTGCGAAAAAAGGCTTGCAAGAGGCCACAAGTGGGTGTTCAGCAACGAACTCGCCGAACCTCTTAAAACATTCTCACCCGGATGGGCCTGTATTTATTCTTATAAAAATGCCTTTCTAGGGACCGGATACATAAATCCCCACTCCCTTATCGCAATCAGGATGTTTTCAGGAAAGGAGGAAGCCCCTGACAGGGATTTTTTTTCGAGGCGTATAGCTGAAGCTTCAGAAAGGAAGAAAAAGCTGTATCCCGGCAGCAACACCTGCAGGATCATATTCGGTGAATCGGACGGACTTCCAGGCCTTATCATCGACAGGTACGGTGAGGTCTATGTCTGTCAGGCAAATACACGGTGCATGTCCGAGAATCAGGATACAATAAAGGATTGTATCATTGAACTGTTCAGCCCTGTAGCTGTAGTATTCAGAAACGATTCAAGGACGCGTCTTCTTGAAGGGTTGTCTCAGGAAAAGCACATTGCTTACGGGAATCTTCCGGAAAGAGTATCCGTCAGTATGAACGGTCTTGATTTTGATGTCGATGTCTTAAACGGCCAGAAAACAGGCCTTTTCCTTGACCAGAGGGACAACCGGGAGGCGTTGCGCAAATATGTCAGCGGCGGATCGGTTCTTGATTTTTTCTGTTATGACGGCGCCTGGGCGCTTGTAGCGAAATCGGCAGGGGCAAAAAGCGTAACCGGTATCGACAGTTCTCCCTTCGCTCTTGAGCGCGCAAAAAATAATGCATCCGTCAATAACCTCGAATGTGAATTTATAGCGGCAGAAGCCCTTGATGTCCTTAAATCACTAAACCGCAATTCTCAGGACATGATAATCCTCGACCCTCCGGCATTTGCAAAATCAAAAAAAGACCTGCCTGATGCTATGAGGGGATATATTGACATTAACCGCCGTGCGCTTCTTGCCCTTAAGCCTGGCGGAATCCTTGCGAGCTGCTCCTGCTCGTATAACATGAGTGTCGAAGATTTTCACGATGCTATCATAAAAGCTTCATTATCAGCCGGAAAGGAATTAAGACTTCTCGAATCAAGAGGTCAGGCCCTCGACCAT